Part of the Terriglobia bacterium genome, CGTGAGCCTCGCAAAGAGAAACACGAAGCCCGACTTCATGTGGGGTGCGGGATACGTCGACCGAGGATCCCTCGACCCGATGGTCATGGGGATGTTCGGGATCCGGCTGCCGCTATACAAGAACCGCAAGCAGAAAGAAGCCATTGTCCAGTCCGAGTATGACCTCAAGGCCACGGAGCGGGACCTGGACCACCGCAACGTCACGCTCCTCGCGGAGGTCCGGGACCTGCTCGCCCGAGCCGACCGGGCATCCGAGCAGACGCGCCTGATTCGGGAAGGCACGCTGCCCTTGGCGCGCAGCTCGCTCGATGCGGCTGCGGCGGCCTATTCCGCCGGCCGGGCGGAATTCGTCACGCTCATCGAGGACTTCCGCGCGTTTCTCGGCTACGAGAGCGACCTCGAGATGCTGCACGCGGACAAGATAAGGGCGTTGGCCGCGTTGGAGCCGCTCACCGGAGCCGAGTACGTCCTGCCGGGCGACCCGGCGGCCGGCGCTCCAGGAGATGCGCATGAGTGAGCGACGCGTCCTCGTGGTTCTCGGAGCGGTTGCCCTCATCGCCGCGGCCGGTGCGGGGTGGCTGGGGGTCCCTCACCTTTCGACGGGAGAAGGGGGCGCCGCCGCGAGAGCCGGCGTCGCCAGGTACCACTGCCCGATGCACCCGACGGTGGTGTCCGAGAGGCCCGGCGATTGCTCCATCTGCGGGATGCGTCTCGTCCCCATGGAAGAAGACCCGGCGGCGGCACCGGCCCCCGACCCGAAGAAGAGGACCCTCTGGCGGTCCACCATGAACCCGAGCGAGGTTTCGGATCAGCCGGGCAAGGACTCCATGGGCATGGAGAGGGTCCCGGTGGAATCGGAGGAAACGGCGCCGCGAGCGGCCCCCGCGGTACCGGGACTGGCCACCGTTCGCATGACGACGCGGAAGCAGCAGCTCATCGGGGTCCGGACATCCGACGTCGTGCGGGCCCGGTTTCTGCGGACCCTCCGAACGGTCGGCCACGTGACCTACGATGAGACGAACCTCAGACAGGTCCACACGAAGATCTCCGGCTACGTCGAGAAGCTCTACGCCAACGCGACGGGCGAGGTGGTCCGCAAGGACGAACCGCTGGTGGACATCTTCAGTCCCGAGCTGCTCGCCTCCCAGCAGGAATACCTGGTCGCCCTGGAGGCTCGGAAGCGGACGGCCGGAAGCAGCATTCCATCGGTGGCCAGTTCCGGCGACGAGCTGGTGGCGAGCGCCCGCCGGCGCCTGGAGCTCTTCGACCTCTCCGATGGCCAGATCCGCGAGGTCGAGCAATCGGGTCGTGCTCGGCGCACCGTGACGCTCTACGCGCCGATCTCGGGAACGATCCTGGAGCGCCAGGTGACCGAGGGCCAGAGGATCGAGACGCAGACGGAGCTCCTGAAGATGGCGGACCTCTCGAGAGTCTGGATCCTGGCGTCCGTCTACGAGTACGAGCTGCCGTTCGTCCGCCTGGGGCAAAAGGCGACCCTAAAGCTCGCGTACCTTCCGGACAAGACGATCGAGGGACGTGTCGCGTTCGTGTACCCGGTTCTCGACGCCGCGACGCGAACGGCACAAGTCCGGATCGAGGTCCCGAACCCGGGCCTCACGCTGAAGCCCGACATGTACGCGGAGGTGACGCTGAGCGCGGATCTCGGCGAACGGACGGCGGTCCCCGCGAGCGCGGTCATGGACACCGGCACCCGCAGCATCGCCTTCGTGGATCAGGGGGACGGCACCTTCGAGCCGCGGGACCTCAAGATCGGCTTGCGGCTACCGGACAGCTACGAGGTGCTCGATGGGCTCGCGCCGGGAGAGAAGGTCCTGACGTCCGCGAACTTCTTCGTGGATTCCGAGTCCAAGCTCAAGGCCGCCCTCGCGGCCATGGCCGCCAACTCGACGACGCCTGAGCCCCAGCCGCACAAGCACTAGGATTGCTTTCATGGTCGAACGGATCATCGAGTTCGCGGCGAGGAACAAGTTCGTCGTGCTGATCCTCGCCGCGGTGGCCGTGGTCATGGCGGTCCACGCCATGAGGAGCGTCCCGCTCGACGCGATCCCCGATCTCTCCGACACGCAGGTGATCATCTACTCCCGCTGGGACCGTGGTCCGGACGTCATGGAGGACCAGGTCACCTACCCGATCATCACGGCGCTCCTGGGTGCGCCGAAGGTGAAGTCCATTCGCGGCTTCTCGGATTTCGGTTTCTCCTACGTCTACCTGATCTTCGAAGACGGGACCGACATCTACTGGGCTAGAAGCCGGACGCTCGAGTACCTCAACAAGATCCTCCCGCAGCTGCCGGAAGGGGTGCGGACCGAGCTGGGCCCGGACGCCACGGGCGTCGGCTGGGTCTACCAGTACGCTCTCGTGGACCGATCGGGCCGGCACGACCTCGCGGAGCTGCGGTCGTTCCAGGACTGGTACCTGAGGACCTGGCTCCAGAGCGTGCCCGGGGTGGCCGAGGTGGCCTCCATCGGGGGCTTCCAGAAGCAGTACCAGATCAACCTCGATCCGACCCGACTGCTGGCCTACAAGATTCCGATCCAGAAGGTCATCGACGCGATCCGCCAGGGGAACAGCGACGTGGGCGGCCGCTTGGTGGAGTTCACCGGCGCCGAGTACATGGTGCGCGGGCGAGGGTACGCGAGGTCCATCGACGATTTCGAGGCGATCGTCGTCGGCGACAACGGGAAAGGCACGCCGATCCTGGTGCGAGACGTCGGGCGGGTGGTCCTCGGCCCCGACATCCGGCGGGGCGTGGTGGACCTCGACGGGGTCGGCGACACGGTGGGCGGGATCGTCGTGATGCGACAGGGCGAAAACGCCCTGAACGTCATCGAGCGGGTGAAGAAGAAGATCGAGGAGGTGCGGCCGTCGTTGCCGGAAGGCGTCGGTCTCGTCTCGACCTACGATCGTTCCGACCTCATCGAGCGGTCCATCTCCAATCTGAAGGAAGAGCTCCTCCTCGAGAT contains:
- a CDS encoding efflux RND transporter permease subunit, coding for MVERIIEFAARNKFVVLILAAVAVVMAVHAMRSVPLDAIPDLSDTQVIIYSRWDRGPDVMEDQVTYPIITALLGAPKVKSIRGFSDFGFSYVYLIFEDGTDIYWARSRTLEYLNKILPQLPEGVRTELGPDATGVGWVYQYALVDRSGRHDLAELRSFQDWYLRTWLQSVPGVAEVASIGGFQKQYQINLDPTRLLAYKIPIQKVIDAIRQGNSDVGGRLVEFTGAEYMVRGRGYARSIDDFEAIVVGDNGKGTPILVRDVGRVVLGPDIRRGVVDLDGVGDTVGGIVVMRQGENALNVIERVKKKIEEVRPSLPEGVGLVSTYDRSDLIERSISNLKEELLLEMAIVSLVILVFLWHIPSAIIPIVTIPVSVFLAFIPMYFMGVTSNIMSLAGIAMSIGVLVDGAIVEVENAYKKLQLWEAGGRMGDYHLIRLNALKEVGPSVFFSLLVIAVAFMPIFTLVDQEGRLFKPLAYTKNLAMAIAAILAITLDPALRMMFTRMDRMR
- a CDS encoding efflux RND transporter periplasmic adaptor subunit, with protein sequence MSERRVLVVLGAVALIAAAGAGWLGVPHLSTGEGGAAARAGVARYHCPMHPTVVSERPGDCSICGMRLVPMEEDPAAAPAPDPKKRTLWRSTMNPSEVSDQPGKDSMGMERVPVESEETAPRAAPAVPGLATVRMTTRKQQLIGVRTSDVVRARFLRTLRTVGHVTYDETNLRQVHTKISGYVEKLYANATGEVVRKDEPLVDIFSPELLASQQEYLVALEARKRTAGSSIPSVASSGDELVASARRRLELFDLSDGQIREVEQSGRARRTVTLYAPISGTILERQVTEGQRIETQTELLKMADLSRVWILASVYEYELPFVRLGQKATLKLAYLPDKTIEGRVAFVYPVLDAATRTAQVRIEVPNPGLTLKPDMYAEVTLSADLGERTAVPASAVMDTGTRSIAFVDQGDGTFEPRDLKIGLRLPDSYEVLDGLAPGEKVLTSANFFVDSESKLKAALAAMAANSTTPEPQPHKH